The Coffea eugenioides isolate CCC68of unplaced genomic scaffold, Ceug_1.0 ScVebR1_2475;HRSCAF=3507, whole genome shotgun sequence region CTCATCCATGCCACCCTAGACAAACTGCAGATTTGGGTCATTTTGTTTCCCCGTAGAGAGGAGCTTCAATTCGGTGTACAAAAGGGTACTAGTCTGTAAAAGTACCATCAGTTGCAGAACCAGCATTGGTTTGACGCATCTCGTAATATTTGCTAGTTGCTACTGTAGGATGTTTTGAATACGAGGGCACCATACGacatttaaaaggaaaaaaaaaaaaaaaacttcaccgCCAATTTTAGATGAACCATGTACACTATAATGGTCCACACTAGCCATTACAAAATTACTAAAACGGTAAAACCTCATTTCTGAAACAAGCAAAAGACAAAGCTCAAAACCGACCACCGGGTTAGCACACCCCAGGGAATGGGCCAGAACTGGTCGATGCTGTACTAGTCAAACTAAAAGAGTTATACAAGATCATCCACATTTTACAGAATGCACTTCTCTAAAACTGACGTGCATTTACCACTAATATAGCGTGTAAAGGAGAACACTTTCAGTTGTTTACAACACCCAAGTGTTTTTGCTTCTTATCAAAACTCAACAGTTCAGAGGCTCGCCAGCCTTGAATCGGAAGCTCTGCTCATTAGAAGTTGAATTCTTGAGTCTGCTAGACCTCTGCGTGCTTTCCTCTGTCTTTTTCCTCTTGCCAGAGGAGCTCAAAGAACCTTCAACTATACAAGGAAGAGGGGTTCATCATGAAAACGGTAACAAACTGAAACCAGAAACATGCAACAATGAGTAGCAAAATTCTGCAAAGAGGCAGAAACAAAGCATGTGGACTGTGGTTCTATGGGCCAGCTAAACATAAAACTTCACTATCATGCAGAGTTGTGTTAGATGTAAGGTCTCTCAAGTCTTTACACAGAAATGTCTTTCATTTTCTAATCTGCGGACGTTTGGCTGGTGCAAGTTTAACTCAGCATTTTATTGAGATGATTTCTACGGTACAGAATTAACCAGATAGAGACAACAAACTATAGATGCATATACACAGGATGGAGCACCCTCTTAATGAATTCACACCCAAATGGGCTGAACTTCAAGTTGCTGCTTTCAATTATGAAAACTGAGCATATGTCCTAGAATCTTGAATAGTTTCTAAAGAAACTTTGGCCTATTGCCCAGTATTTAAATGAACTTCTGGTTTTCAGCCTTTTCTCAGATACAAAGTCAACAAGAATATAGGAATCTATCTACATACCTAAAGGGCTGGGGAAAATGAGAGAGATATTGCCTTTATTCAAATGTCCCTAGGAACTCATAAGTTCATCCAGGTTGTTTTCCACTCAATGGCAGAGCCTGCATACATGTATTTATCTTTCTGAATGTATACAGGCGTTTATTCTTTTTGAGTGTATGACACAATAAAACCGTTATCAACTAACTTCCTTGGGTCAACCCTTGTACTCCTGCTCCAAttatgttttgtttttcttccatGCTGGGTTCATACTCCAACCAAAAACAGAAACAAATCACTTCCAACTATACAATGAACAAAGAATAACAATGCTTTAATAAGTTCACCAAAATAAATAAGGACATTAGTTGGTTTATTGGGAATGCCTGCCAAACTTTTACCAAAGTCTTACCTTGCCATTCCCATACTATCTTAGCTTCACCCTTTACCATCTTTGGATAGCGATCCAAACGAGAATCATCTTGAACCAACTCCTCAACCTACAAAAACCCTCAGCTTGATTATCAATATAGCAATTGAAGTAAGTCAGTAAAGGAGGTCATATTTGATGTTTAACAGATACAATAGTTACAGATCACATAACAAAATGGCTAAACCCCTAGAAAGACGGAAAACAAGGGAAAGTATAATCTAAACAGCATTGTCAAGAGGGGCTGCAACACCCGTGTATGAATCTTCTGTAGAAACAACTTTGTGTCATGAGAATAAACCTAAGCATCCCATTCATAAAAGCAAAAGCATTCTTGTTTACGGGACAAAAGCTCCATTTGAAACACTTCCTAAGAACTTACATTGATGCCCTCATTCTGGAGTTAGCTGCAGCAGAAATTTAAGTTTGAAACATTTGGAAAAACCTTGTATGATCAAACTTCCGAGTGTTACTGATCCCTTGAGTCTCGTCTCATTAATATAATCTAACTATAGAAACTCCAATTGGCAAATTATATCAGGACTATTACCTAACTGCATTGCAATACcacaattaattattttttaaaaatgcaATTCCAGAAAATATAAGTACCTTTCTCCATAGGAGGGGGTCCTTCCTCTCTCTGGGTGAAAGAAGATAATCTCGTAACCAAGAGGCAACTACCCATGGTTCACCCTCACCATCTATGCTCCTTGAGATCAACGTATTCTCTTCAAGTAAGTCGCAAACCTAATATCATTACCAACAGTTCAATGAACGTATAATATAATTGAGCTCAGCAAGCCTTGCGAGCCCAAACACCAAGTCTATAATATATGAAATCACATGACTCAATGGTCGTAGCATACCACCCTACTAAGAAATAATTTCTGTACACAAAGTAGTTTTTAAATGAGTTTCCAAAAGATTATGAACTAGAATATTGGATGAGGCAGAAGTGGCTACCACAACGCATGCTCAACCCCAAAAGGAATGATGACCAGAGTCCATAGGAGTCATCACAGCCATTGCAAGTAGACAAATGATCATACTTAGCAAACGAAATTCATTAGTACTTGCAGAATTCATGAGTCAGACTTTTTGTTAACATTAATTACCACAAGGTAAACAGGTAGACCACAATAACAAAAAGACATGTACTTTTAGGGGTTCACaatttgttcttgtttactaTAACACAAAAACAACCACCCCCACTGCAAAGAAGTACAGAAGCCATGCTTGAAGTCAACACATTATAGGAATATAAGTATTTAAATGACTATGTATGGAACTCAATATGGTGCACAtacttctttcctttcctttttttaatgTGAATTTTCACACCCATTTTCTCCTATTTCTCCACTAAAGCACTCAGGAGTCATGAGGCACACAAGGAAGCTAAGAAGTGACATAGCATTACACTTGTTCAGGTAAATTTTTACGCTAATATATAGCACAAATTCATTAAAATGAAAGCATCTATTTATTGTTTCAAAGCACCTAAAGCACATCTGTCCATAAGTAATAATTAAGGCACACATACATGCACTTAACAAAAAAAAGGGGACACATGCAGATTATATTGCCTTCATGATtgataaatgaaatgaatgtcATGGTATGTACAATAGGCAAATGAATGCCATGGTATAGTGAAGGTCAAATGCAATGCTTACGAAATTAAGGACTGGAGGTTTTCTGGTTCTTACCTCCAAAACTAAGAAAATCGATTTACGGAGAACAAACTTTACCAGAAATGCAAAGCTAAAAGTGGAATAACTTAATAATCCATGTATCATGCTACAAGCAAGAGAAAAGCTATTTCTACCTTGTTATAGATCTCCTCAGCTCTAGTTAACAAGTAATGTCTCCGGAGGGCTTTTAACAGTATCAATATGCTTCCCACAAGCTGTAAATCTCAACATTGTCAACAAGCTTTAACATTCTGGTACCATAACATAAACTTTTAAATGCTGGTTTATATTATGGAATACCACTGCACAAACTGGCACCAAAAGTAAAGCATGGTCGAGAACCCATTGGTGGATGCGACAGGTGATCGGTTTGTAATGTTCCACTAAAGAATCAGGACACTTGAACTCATCAGATCTACAAACAGAATCAAAGAAATACGGCCAGATTCTCaataaatttggttaatcagGATACTGCAAGTATTGTTTCATGCTAATTCTGTTAGTAAAGGTCAACAGCAGCTCACCCACTAGTATAACCTCTTCTGTCCATCAACTTGTGAATAGTCTCCATTGCTCTCAGTTTTGCATGAGCATATGCATATTGATCCAAGCCATAATCTTCCATCACACGATGTTCAACAATATAGGTTGACAAATCATCCTTTTGCACCTAAGATATGTTGATAACAGGCAATAGTCATCTCTTTTGCATCAATCAATTAGCAGAAGCAAACTCAGACATCGAAAAAGAGTAACGAAACTTCCTATGGGAAAAAGGAAGATTTTTCCATTTATGAATCACTGAACTTAGCAAGAGGTACAGACCCAAATGGTGCCAATTCCGCTGCACAAATATTGGGCATAAGCTTCACACAAGCGAACTTCCACCAACTCCGACTGCAGTTACATTAAAAGACGGTTGCTTTAAAATTGTTAAGAATGAAAAAGATGATGCTTCTGGAGCCCTTGATATGACAGATTAATCAGACCCAGTTTTACCTACAATTTTCATTGCCGCTGCATTAATATCTCTGTCCTCGATGCATAAATTCCCCTGCTTTCTGTAGCCACGTTCACATTCCAGATTTCCATCTTTACATATTCCATTGCTCGGACAAGGTTCACAATTATCTACACCTATGGAGACTGGTTATGTCAGATGTAGAGAGCAGTAAAGGTGTGAAACACAATTAAGAATAGTTTTCTAATTCTCAAAACATATGAAATAGGTGATAGTCCTCAGTCATATAATTAACTGCATTACTTCAATACAGATCAACTTAAGAAGGCCTAAGCATTGATCTCAGTATAAGAAGCATAAACCAGCCTAATTGAGAGGAATAGTCTATTTCAAGCTTTTGATACATATCTTTCAACAAGATTAAAATTGTTTTTTGGAGTGGGTTAATTATTTCAAACAGGCTCTTGGGTCAATAAGTTCTTATAAGTCAAGGAATCTCTATGAATGTGtacaaataaaatcaaaaggAAATTCATAAAGCCAGGAGAGTCCACGACAGAATGCATCACCAATATTTCTTATTGAACTCTCAACGAACAACTGGAAACGATCATCCATGatttttgaatgatttccaaaaggaATGCAATTACAAGTACTCTTTCTTCAACTAAAACATCAATACTAGCCgaccaaagaaaaataaagtacataatataatataggCCCATTCTTTAATGGctaaaaatcataaaatatCATATCACCAACAGAAAGCCAAGAAATGCCATAACTCCTCCAAAAAAATTGCCtgcatttatttctttttcgcCATTTAATAACTTCACCCAGTCATCTACAATTTAAATAACCAGTCCAGAAAacaaccaaaaaagaaaaatcagaactaCTGCCTTTTCCCCCATCAAAATTTCCAACCTTTCATCTTAATCTATTGATTAGTACACTAGCATAAAACCAAGGaacaacaaataaatttttttttcaatgaagaCATAAAATTTAAGAACAAGAGAAATTATTGTGATCAGctgaattgaagaagaaagcaAACCACAGACTCACCAGAGAGAAAATCGCCGACATCAACACCGCTATCGCAGAAGGGCTTAGGCTGTTGATTGAAATAAGTAACTAAATAGTTGCAAAACAAGGCGACGGAGGCTGCGATCGTGACGACGGCTATGAGCCTTGAAAACTCGGAAATTGACGATGGGAAGAAGCCGGAAGAAGGTTCGGGAATGGAGTATTGCGAAAATgatgaaggagaagaagaagaggaatggGGGTTTTGggttttggggcgttttctggAAGAAGAAGCCATGGAAATAATTGGGAATTTACGAATGAAGAATTGAAGAGGGAAAATGGAGAGTTGGGGGAAGGTTT contains the following coding sequences:
- the LOC113756762 gene encoding uncharacterized protein LOC113756762, whose protein sequence is MASSSRKRPKTQNPHSSSSSPSSFSQYSIPEPSSGFFPSSISEFSRLIAVVTIAASVALFCNYLVTYFNQQPKPFCDSGVDVGDFLSGVDNCEPCPSNGICKDGNLECERGYRKQGNLCIEDRDINAAAMKISELVEVRLCEAYAQYLCSGIGTIWVQKDDLSTYIVEHRVMEDYGLDQYAYAHAKLRAMETIHKLMDRRGYTSGSDEFKCPDSLVEHYKPITCRIHQWVLDHALLLVPVCAVLVGSILILLKALRRHYLLTRAEEIYNKVCDLLEENTLISRSIDGEGEPWVVASWLRDYLLSPRERKDPLLWRKVEELVQDDSRLDRYPKMVKGEAKIVWEWQVEGSLSSSGKRKKTEESTQRSSRLKNSTSNEQSFRFKAGEPLNC